A genome region from Brienomyrus brachyistius isolate T26 chromosome 23, BBRACH_0.4, whole genome shotgun sequence includes the following:
- the LOC125718977 gene encoding chromatin target of PRMT1 protein-like, which produces MSNPSSQKVVLKSTTKVSLNERFTNMLKNKQPTPVSVRATMQQQHMASARNRRLAQQMENRPSVQAALQQKQSLKQRLGKSNIQARLGRPIGPLMRGGPGARGFSMGGLRGVPRGALRGRGGRGGAMRGALSLRGMGQLRGRGGPNRLGLRRGMRQRGGLSVRGGPLTGAGRGGQGLRGRGGLGLRGRGGFGGRGRGRGRGRGMGRPPVTREQLDNQLDAYMSKTKGHLDAELDAYMAQADPDSME; this is translated from the exons ATGAGTAACCCATCCTCTCAAAAAGTCGTGCTGAAAAGCACCACCAAGGTGTCCCTGAACGAGCG CTTCACTAACATGCTGAAGAACAAGCAGCCCACCCCGGTGAGTGTCCGGGCCACCATGCAGCAGCAGCACATGGCCAGCGCCCGCAACCGCCGTCTGGCCCAACAGATGGAGAATCGGCCTTCAGTACAGGCAGCACTGCAGCAGAAGCAG AGCCTGAAACAGCGGCTGGGGAAGAGCAACATCCAGGCCCGGCTGGGAAGGCCCATAGGACCCCTGATGAGGGGTGGACCGGGTGCCAGGGGTTTCTCCATGGGGGGTCTGCGGGGAGTACCTCGAGGAGCCCTTAGGGGCCGCGGTGGCCGTGGGGGTGCCATGAGGGGGGCTCTGTCCCTCAGAG GTATGGGCCAACTCCGTGGACGAGGTGGCCCTAATCGCTTGGGCCTCCGTCGAGGTATGCGCCAGAGGGGGGGCCTGAGTGTCCGCGGAGGGCCTCTGACTGGGGCCGGACGAGGAGGCCAGGGCTTGAGAG GCAGAGGAGGACTCGGTCTCCGAGGCCGCGGTGGCTTTGGAGGCAGGGGACGTGGCCGGGGACGTGGCAGAGGAATGGGCCGGCCACCCGTCACTCGAGAGCAGCTTGACAATCAGCTGGATGCTTATATGTCAAAGACCAAAGGTCACCTGGATGCCGAGCTGGATGCCTACATGGCTCAAGCGGATCCCGACAGCATGGAATAG
- the LOC125718966 gene encoding LOW QUALITY PROTEIN: major histocompatibility complex class I-related gene protein-like (The sequence of the model RefSeq protein was modified relative to this genomic sequence to represent the inferred CDS: inserted 2 bases in 1 codon) — translation MLKMRFPLKETSGFMVFPAVALLVLSCPHRASSESHSLSLMATFIYGETPFPEFTLVMTINNVPVEYYDSNIKKIVSRQHWSPNDSVEDTERKYFVVEETHRSMTIATDLMMKHFNHTNVTGIRVYQKFAACELEGDKLSRYFLQDAYEGEETRTYDILEQRYNPCVPELIWNKLKMEDEKKIFINVYQPLCLKVLRQYLQQDKNVLMRKERPRVRVIQRRDPGTGGAQVCCLATGFFPRHINMTLLRDGQPLPEQDLTGGEVLPNGDGTFQMRKSLXVSEQQLKEKHLYICTVTHLDRKEDYGLEPEDHPDVIFIPVLVVTVLAVIVLVVAIFLCWRRQTSPPDPCQTSATVRYTAARSE, via the exons ATGTTGAAAATGAGGTTCCCCCTGAAAGAGACATCAGGCTTTATGGTTTTCCCTGCTGTGGCGTTGCTGGTCCTGAGCTGTCCTCACCGCGCCTCTTCAG AATCCCATTCACTGTCACTCATGGCGACATTCATCTATGGAGAGACACCATTCCCTGAGTTTACACTGGTAATGACAATCAACAATGTCCCAGTTGAGTACTACGACAGCAATATTAAAAAGATTGTCTCACGGCAACACTGGAGCCCAAACGACTCTGTTGAGGATACTGAGAGGAAATATTTTGTGGtggaagagacacacagaagtaTGACAATTGCTACTGATCTTATGatgaagcactttaatcatACTAACG TCACAGGGATTCGCGTTTATCAGAAATTTGCTGCATGTGAATTGGAAGGTGACAAACTGAGCCGGTACTTCCTCCAAGATGCTTATGAGGGCGAGGAGACGAGGACCTATGACATCCTGGAGCAAAGATACAATCCATGTGTGCCAGAGTTGATCTGGAACAAGTTAAAAATGGAGgatgaaaaaaagattttcATAAATGTATACCAGCCTCTTTGTCTTAAGGTGTTAAGGCAATACCTCCAGCAGGACAAGAATGTGTTAATGAGAAAAG AGCGACCCAGGGTCAGGGTAATCCAAAGGAGAGACCCAGGCACTGGCGGAGCACAGGTGTGCTGCTTGGCCACTGGCTTCTTTCCCCGGCACATCAACATGACCCTGCTGAGAGACGGCCAGCCCCTCCCAGAGCAGGATCTGACAGGCGGGGAGGTGCTGCCCAATGGCGACGGAACATTCCAGATGAGGAAGAGCCT TGTCAGTGAGCAGCAGTTGAAGGAGAAGCACCTGTACATCTGTACAGTCACACATCTGGACAGAAAGGAAGACTATGgattgg AACCAGAAGATCATCCAGATGTTATCTTCATTCCTGTCCTGGTTGTGACTGTCCTTGCTGTGATTGTCCTGGTTGTAGCCATCTTCCTCTGTTGGAGAAGACAGACCA GTCCACCGGATCCATGTCAAACCTCTGCTACTGTAAGATACACTGCAGCCCGGAGTGAGTGA